From the Solibacillus sp. FSL R5-0449 genome, one window contains:
- the rpoC gene encoding DNA-directed RNA polymerase subunit beta' → MIDVNEFEYMKIGLASPDKIRSWSYGEVKKPETINYRTLKPEKDGLFCERIFGPTKDWECHCGKYKRVRYKGVVCDRCGVEVTRSKVRRERQGHIELAAPVSHIWYFKGIPSRMGLILDMSPRALEEVIYFASYVVVDPGQTSLGYKDLLSEKEYRAYREKYGNEFEAAMGAEAIKRLLEKIDLEDETQVLKEELKSAQGQRRTRAIKRLEVVESFRNSGNKPEWMILDVLPVIPPELRPMVQLDGGRFATSDLNDLYRRVINRNNRLKRLLDLGAPSIIVQNEKRMLQEAVDALIDNGRRGRPVTGPGNRPLKSLSHMLKGKQGRFRQNLLGKRVDYSGRSVIVVGPNLKMYQCGLPKEMAIELFKPFVMKELVERGLAHNIKSAKRKIERLHNEVWDVLEDVIREHPVLLNRAPTLHRLGIQAFEPTLVEGRAIRLHPLVCTAYNADFDGDQMAVHVPLSAEAQAEARLLMLAAQNILNPKDGKPVVTPSQDMVLGNYYLTLEREGARGEGAIFNDSNEVLIAYQNGHVHLHSRIAIKASSLNNPTFTEEQNKMFLLSTVGKVIFNEILPSSFPYINEPTAFNLEQKTPEKYFVNLTIDEELLKEIEATEGYADLSESEKVEAQRRAILAKHFTNMPVVDPFRKKFLGNVIAEVFKEFHITETSKMLDRMKNLGFKYSTRAGITVGVSDIVVLPDKGVILEEAQSKVDKVMIQFRRGLITEEERYNRVINVWTAAKDEIQGKLMKSLQKTNPIFMMSDSGARGNASNFTQLAGMRGLMANPAGRIIELPIKSSFREGLTVLEYFISTHGARKGLADTALKTADSGYLTRRLVDVAQDVIVREDDCGTDRGLLIGSLMEGNELIEALDERIVGRYVKKTVRHPETGAVIVERDGLVTQDIARVIIDANIDEITIRSAFTCNTKHGVCKKCYGMNLATGEEVEVGEAVGIIAAQSIGEPGTQLTMRTFHTGGVAGNDITQGLPRIQEIFEARNPKGQAVISEITGTVIEIEEIREGLKEVTIQGDVETRKYQAPYNARLKVAEGDTIVAGQTLSEGSIDPKQLLKVKDVSTVQEYLLKEVQKVYRMQGVEIGDKHIEVMVRQMLRKVRVIEAGDTELLPGSLLDIHQFSEANAEAVLSGKTPATCRPVILGITKASLETESFLSAASFQETTRVLTDAAIKGKRDELLGLKENVIIGKLVPAGTGMQRYRQIRMEQEESAEVITAE, encoded by the coding sequence TTGATCGATGTTAATGAATTTGAATATATGAAAATTGGTTTAGCTTCACCTGACAAGATCCGTTCTTGGTCATACGGAGAAGTAAAAAAACCAGAAACAATTAACTACCGTACATTAAAACCAGAAAAAGATGGTCTATTCTGTGAACGTATTTTCGGACCAACAAAAGACTGGGAATGTCACTGTGGTAAATATAAGCGTGTACGTTATAAAGGTGTCGTTTGTGACCGTTGTGGCGTAGAAGTTACACGTTCAAAAGTTCGCCGTGAACGTCAAGGACATATCGAACTAGCAGCACCTGTATCACATATTTGGTACTTCAAAGGTATTCCAAGCCGTATGGGTCTTATTTTAGATATGTCTCCACGTGCTTTGGAAGAAGTAATTTACTTTGCTTCATATGTAGTAGTTGACCCAGGTCAAACGTCTTTAGGCTATAAAGACTTACTTTCTGAAAAAGAATACCGTGCATACCGTGAAAAGTATGGCAACGAATTCGAAGCAGCGATGGGTGCTGAAGCGATTAAACGTCTTTTAGAGAAAATTGACTTAGAAGACGAAACACAAGTTTTAAAAGAAGAGTTAAAATCTGCACAAGGCCAACGCCGTACACGTGCGATTAAACGTTTAGAAGTAGTAGAATCATTCCGTAACTCGGGCAACAAACCAGAGTGGATGATCTTAGATGTACTACCTGTAATTCCACCAGAGCTTCGTCCAATGGTGCAATTAGATGGTGGACGTTTTGCTACATCTGACTTAAATGATCTTTACCGTCGTGTTATTAACCGTAACAACCGTTTAAAACGTTTACTTGACCTTGGTGCACCAAGCATTATCGTTCAAAACGAAAAACGTATGTTACAAGAAGCGGTTGATGCATTGATCGATAACGGTCGTCGCGGTCGTCCTGTAACAGGTCCTGGTAACCGTCCTTTAAAATCACTTTCACATATGCTGAAAGGGAAACAAGGTCGTTTCCGTCAAAACTTACTTGGTAAACGTGTAGACTACTCTGGTCGTTCAGTTATCGTAGTAGGTCCTAACTTAAAAATGTACCAATGTGGTCTTCCAAAAGAAATGGCGATCGAACTATTCAAACCTTTCGTAATGAAAGAGTTAGTAGAACGTGGCCTTGCCCATAACATTAAGAGTGCAAAACGTAAAATTGAGCGTTTACACAATGAAGTTTGGGATGTTTTAGAAGATGTAATTCGTGAGCATCCGGTTTTACTTAACCGTGCACCGACACTACACCGTCTTGGTATCCAAGCATTTGAGCCTACACTAGTAGAAGGCCGTGCAATCCGTCTTCACCCATTAGTATGTACAGCTTATAACGCTGACTTCGATGGTGACCAAATGGCGGTTCACGTTCCACTATCAGCTGAAGCACAAGCAGAAGCTCGCTTACTTATGTTAGCAGCACAAAACATCCTTAACCCGAAAGACGGGAAACCGGTAGTAACTCCATCTCAGGATATGGTATTAGGTAACTATTACTTAACACTTGAGCGTGAAGGTGCTCGTGGTGAAGGAGCAATATTTAATGATTCAAACGAAGTGTTAATCGCCTACCAAAACGGTCATGTACATTTACACTCTCGTATTGCGATTAAAGCAAGCTCATTAAATAACCCGACATTTACTGAAGAACAAAATAAAATGTTCTTATTATCGACTGTAGGTAAAGTTATCTTCAATGAAATTTTACCAAGCTCATTCCCTTATATTAATGAGCCAACAGCATTTAACTTAGAGCAAAAAACACCTGAGAAATACTTCGTAAACTTAACAATTGACGAAGAATTACTGAAAGAAATCGAAGCGACAGAAGGCTATGCTGATTTATCTGAATCAGAAAAAGTTGAAGCACAACGCCGCGCTATTTTAGCGAAGCACTTCACAAATATGCCTGTAGTAGATCCTTTCCGTAAGAAATTCTTAGGAAATGTTATTGCTGAAGTATTCAAAGAGTTCCACATTACAGAAACTTCTAAGATGCTTGACCGCATGAAAAACTTAGGTTTCAAATATTCTACTCGTGCTGGTATTACAGTAGGTGTATCTGATATCGTCGTATTACCTGATAAAGGTGTCATCTTAGAGGAAGCCCAAAGCAAAGTAGATAAAGTAATGATCCAGTTCCGCCGCGGTTTAATCACTGAGGAAGAGCGTTATAACCGAGTTATTAACGTATGGACAGCTGCCAAAGATGAAATTCAAGGCAAGCTGATGAAATCTTTACAAAAAACGAACCCAATCTTCATGATGTCTGACTCTGGTGCCCGTGGTAACGCATCGAACTTTACACAGTTAGCTGGTATGCGTGGTCTGATGGCCAACCCGGCTGGTCGTATTATCGAGTTACCAATCAAGTCTTCATTCCGTGAAGGTTTAACAGTATTAGAGTACTTCATCTCTACACATGGTGCGCGTAAAGGTCTTGCCGATACAGCACTAAAAACTGCCGACTCAGGTTACTTAACTCGTCGTTTAGTAGACGTAGCACAAGATGTTATCGTTCGTGAAGATGACTGTGGTACTGACCGCGGTTTATTAATCGGTTCATTAATGGAAGGAAACGAATTGATCGAAGCGTTAGACGAACGTATTGTTGGTCGTTACGTGAAGAAAACAGTTCGCCATCCAGAAACAGGAGCGGTTATCGTAGAGCGTGATGGTTTAGTTACACAAGATATTGCTCGTGTAATTATCGATGCTAATATCGATGAAATTACAATCCGTTCTGCATTTACATGTAATACAAAACACGGCGTATGTAAAAAATGTTACGGTATGAACTTAGCTACTGGTGAAGAGGTAGAAGTTGGTGAAGCAGTTGGTATTATTGCTGCACAATCTATCGGTGAGCCAGGTACACAGTTAACGATGCGTACATTCCATACAGGTGGTGTAGCCGGTAACGATATTACACAAGGTCTTCCACGTATCCAGGAAATTTTCGAAGCGCGTAACCCTAAAGGTCAAGCGGTCATTTCTGAAATTACTGGTACAGTAATCGAAATCGAAGAGATTCGTGAAGGTCTTAAAGAAGTAACGATCCAAGGTGATGTGGAAACACGTAAATACCAAGCACCTTACAATGCGCGTCTGAAAGTAGCAGAAGGCGACACAATTGTAGCGGGTCAAACATTGTCTGAAGGTTCTATCGATCCGAAGCAATTATTAAAAGTAAAAGATGTATCGACAGTTCAAGAATATTTATTAAAAGAAGTACAGAAAGTATACCGTATGCAAGGGGTAGAAATCGGAGACAAACACATCGAAGTAATGGTTCGCCAAATGCTTCGTAAAGTGCGCGTGATTGAAGCGGGTGACACAGAGTTATTACCAGGGTCACTTCTTGATATCCACCAATTCTCTGAAGCAAATGCTGAAGCCGTATTAAGCGGAAAAACTCCAGCAACTTGCCGTCCTGTCATCTTAGGTATTACAAAAGCTTCTCTTGAAACAGAATCATTCTTATCAGCTGCATCATTCCAGGAAACAACACGTGTGTTAACGGATGCTGCAATTAAAGGTAAACGTGATGAGCTTCTAGGTCTGAAGGAAAACGTAATTATCGGTAAACTAGTTCCGGCTGGTACAGGTATGCAACGTTACCGTCAAATCCGTATGGAGCAAGAAGAATCAGCAGAAGTAATTACAGCTGAATAG